A region of Subtercola boreus DNA encodes the following proteins:
- a CDS encoding glycosyltransferase, whose translation MALHLKLDGVKASPLAVAHVTESLGGGVVTSLARLTMRQAEQGMSVTLYFTRRDDTPPLAELEEIFGPRVALVEAPSGSRSMVAHGLWIMSTVRGVIMRTADVIHFHSSVGGAFGRLALFGRRRGPVSFYSPHGFSFLRTDYSPTVRSAYRIVEQLLGRYGHSQLVLVSRSEAEVATRVLRTSRCFVISNGVALDALPPRECDPEEHLPVVAMVGRIAYQKAPWKFAEVARHFRGRARFVWIGDGDNDGFNDDLAEANIEKTGWLTYPEALRTLATADVLLFLTLWEGMPLAVMEAQSIGIPVIASNIVGNVDIVENGRTGFLVDTVEEAIACLERLIGERGLAEQFYQEALRVRETRWSDIHLGIDSCELYGGRLPAYTASETQARGVIIST comes from the coding sequence ATGGCCTTGCACCTCAAACTCGACGGAGTGAAGGCTTCACCGCTTGCAGTTGCTCATGTCACGGAGAGTCTCGGCGGAGGTGTCGTCACCTCTCTCGCGCGGCTGACGATGCGCCAGGCCGAGCAGGGGATGTCCGTCACTCTCTACTTCACCCGCCGCGACGACACTCCACCACTGGCGGAGCTCGAAGAGATCTTCGGCCCGCGGGTCGCGCTGGTCGAGGCGCCCTCGGGTAGCCGTTCGATGGTGGCTCACGGTCTCTGGATCATGTCGACGGTGCGCGGAGTCATCATGCGGACGGCCGACGTCATCCACTTCCACTCGTCTGTGGGGGGAGCGTTCGGCCGGCTGGCACTCTTCGGTCGTCGTCGCGGTCCGGTGTCGTTCTACTCGCCCCACGGGTTCTCTTTCCTCCGCACCGACTACTCGCCGACGGTTCGCTCTGCGTACAGGATCGTGGAGCAGCTCCTCGGCCGATACGGACACTCGCAGCTCGTGCTCGTGAGCCGTTCCGAGGCGGAGGTGGCCACCCGGGTGCTGAGGACCAGTCGGTGCTTCGTCATTTCCAACGGGGTGGCGCTCGATGCTCTGCCGCCTCGGGAGTGCGATCCCGAGGAACACCTTCCCGTGGTCGCGATGGTCGGCCGGATCGCGTACCAGAAGGCTCCCTGGAAGTTCGCGGAGGTCGCCCGGCACTTCCGTGGCCGGGCACGCTTCGTCTGGATCGGTGACGGCGACAACGACGGATTCAACGACGACCTGGCCGAGGCGAACATCGAGAAGACCGGTTGGCTGACCTACCCGGAGGCTCTCAGGACCCTGGCCACAGCCGATGTGCTCCTCTTTCTCACCCTGTGGGAGGGAATGCCTCTGGCTGTGATGGAGGCGCAGTCGATCGGAATTCCGGTCATTGCGTCGAACATCGTCGGCAATGTCGACATCGTCGAGAATGGTCGCACCGGATTCCTCGTCGACACGGTCGAGGAGGCCATCGCCTGCCTCGAGCGGCTGATCGGGGAGAGAGGTCTCGCCGAGCAGTTCTATCAGGAGGCATTGCGGGTGCGGGAGACCCGCTGGTCTGACATCCACCTCGGAATCGACTCGTGTGAACTGTATGGAGGCAGGCTGCCCGCCTACACGGCCTCCGAGACACAGGCGCGTGGCGTCATAATCTCTACATGA
- a CDS encoding acyltransferase: MSLAQKWDQLGVAAYNIVLTFIPSHTVRLGALRLWGAKIGSGTSISRGTTVFDIDKLVIGRDCSIGFRCLFDARGGITLGDNVVLASDTQLITGSHVIDSDDFAAEFKPITIDSFAWVASRSTVVSGVTIGRGGVVGACSLVREDVPPMAVVAGVPARQRGERASALTYSAAFRRLFY, from the coding sequence GTGAGCCTGGCGCAGAAGTGGGACCAGCTGGGCGTGGCCGCCTACAACATCGTGCTCACGTTCATCCCGTCGCACACCGTGCGCCTCGGCGCCCTCCGGCTCTGGGGCGCGAAGATCGGCAGTGGAACCTCCATCTCGCGGGGGACGACGGTGTTCGACATCGACAAGCTCGTCATCGGCCGTGACTGCTCGATCGGGTTCCGCTGCCTGTTCGACGCCCGAGGTGGCATCACCCTGGGGGACAACGTCGTGCTGGCGAGCGACACCCAGCTGATCACCGGATCGCACGTCATCGACTCCGACGATTTCGCAGCGGAGTTCAAGCCGATCACCATCGACTCGTTCGCGTGGGTCGCCTCCCGGTCGACCGTGGTCTCGGGTGTCACGATCGGCCGCGGCGGCGTGGTCGGCGCCTGTTCTCTCGTGCGGGAGGACGTTCCGCCGATGGCCGTGGTGGCCGGCGTCCCCGCCAGGCAGCGCGGGGAACGCGCCTCCGCGCTGACCTACTCTGCCGCCTTCCGCCGGCTCTTCTACTGA
- a CDS encoding polysaccharide biosynthesis tyrosine autokinase, protein MQLQDILRVLQRSWILIVGLTVLGLLAAGAALAVTAPQYQSTSRLFVSTQATDNASNALQGSTYTQNRMISYSHLVVQPIVLDPVIAALGLDLTADQLASHVSADVITDSLILEVTVTEPSAQQSADIANAIATQLVTTITTQIEDPGDGTKPLIAVSIIADASVATSPTSPLPWLYLLVGGVGGLLLSVGLAFLIAGFDNRVRSIDDLKRLTDLPVLGHFPRQNTAREKPLLLADDMMSQRAESFRALRTNLQYFDLATTNQVLLFTSSIPGEGKTTTSLNLAITLAQTGKRVIYIECDLRRPKSAKYLNIEGAVGLSDVLVSRVALDDVLQAGVVETLTILPAGSLPPNPSELLGSEQFASLLSSMRLLYDYVILDAPPLLAVTDAAILSRESDGVIVVVGTSLVNRQQVETSIDILTQVDAHVLGVAANFLPRRGVDAYSYYTYGYVALSAVRDARVPGAADRSDDPSAAPADDRISDVAHATRRAATSAERLTRR, encoded by the coding sequence ATGCAGCTGCAAGACATACTGAGAGTGCTTCAGCGATCATGGATCCTCATCGTCGGACTGACCGTCCTCGGCCTGCTCGCCGCCGGAGCCGCACTCGCCGTCACCGCCCCGCAGTACCAGTCGACGTCGAGGCTCTTCGTCTCCACCCAGGCCACGGACAACGCGTCGAACGCGCTTCAGGGCAGCACGTACACGCAGAACCGGATGATCTCGTACTCCCACCTCGTCGTGCAGCCCATCGTGCTCGACCCGGTGATCGCCGCCCTCGGCCTCGACCTGACGGCCGACCAGCTGGCCTCCCACGTGAGTGCCGACGTCATCACCGACAGCCTCATCCTCGAGGTGACCGTCACCGAACCCTCGGCCCAGCAGTCCGCCGACATCGCCAACGCCATCGCGACCCAGCTCGTCACCACTATCACGACCCAGATCGAAGACCCGGGAGACGGCACCAAGCCTCTCATCGCCGTCAGCATCATCGCGGATGCCTCGGTCGCCACGAGCCCGACGAGCCCTCTTCCCTGGCTGTACCTTCTTGTCGGCGGGGTCGGTGGGCTGCTGCTCTCGGTCGGCCTCGCGTTCCTGATCGCCGGCTTCGACAACCGTGTGCGGAGCATCGACGATCTCAAGCGCCTGACCGACCTGCCGGTTCTCGGGCACTTCCCGCGCCAGAACACCGCCCGCGAGAAGCCGCTCCTCCTCGCCGATGACATGATGAGCCAGCGCGCGGAATCGTTCAGAGCACTGCGGACGAACCTGCAGTACTTCGATCTGGCCACCACCAACCAGGTGCTGCTCTTCACCTCGTCCATCCCCGGCGAAGGCAAGACGACGACCTCATTGAACCTCGCCATCACGCTGGCGCAGACCGGCAAGCGGGTCATCTACATCGAATGCGACCTCCGTCGCCCGAAGTCGGCGAAGTACCTCAACATCGAGGGCGCCGTCGGCCTCTCCGACGTGCTGGTCTCGCGAGTCGCGCTCGACGACGTGCTCCAGGCTGGCGTCGTCGAGACGCTGACGATCCTTCCGGCGGGGTCGCTGCCCCCGAACCCCAGCGAACTGCTCGGTTCAGAACAGTTCGCATCCCTCCTGTCCTCGATGCGTCTTCTCTACGACTACGTGATCCTCGATGCGCCACCGCTCCTCGCGGTCACCGATGCGGCCATCCTCAGCCGGGAGAGCGACGGGGTGATCGTCGTCGTGGGAACCTCGCTGGTGAATCGCCAGCAGGTCGAGACGAGCATCGACATCCTCACCCAGGTCGACGCACACGTGCTGGGCGTCGCCGCGAACTTCCTTCCTCGGCGCGGCGTGGACGCGTACTCCTACTACACCTACGGTTACGTCGCGCTCTCCGCCGTCAGGGATGCACGGGTCCCGGGTGCCGCCGATCGGTCGGATGACCCGTCTGCCGCTCCTGCCGATGACCGGATCAGTGACGTGGCCCACGCAACCCGCCGCGCCGCCACCTCCGCCGAGAGACTGACCCGCCGGTGA
- a CDS encoding glycosyltransferase — MPETADISGVTLVYVAPRTGTSGVSDYADDLLAIARERMLRVVEVRHGGSGQDGVLDVLRGRRSIRRALSSATGPVVLHTEQSGGVLLPFWGLLGMKRATVRSSTVHDAPLGVWLPFRTRLASRSRLVVHALHYPIMPLLERFERRALRRVDLFALTASGAVETGRILGHDTVHRGFLPVPERPELPAPVDRPRAVGLFGYVYRGKGFDSLVHLRSRLDPGIAIRVAGRGTDALPPVDGVDLLGGVEGADEDAFFASIQIMIVPYGKRSSYGPETHVASSAIARALAYQTPVVALKYRGIDDEALIVDGDIDDLADAVSALLGDESALREQSTHARELRARLTTENAFERYAEAWHAAISGAAA, encoded by the coding sequence GTGCCCGAAACTGCAGACATCTCCGGTGTGACCCTCGTCTACGTCGCTCCCCGCACCGGCACGAGCGGGGTGAGCGACTACGCCGACGACCTTCTGGCCATCGCCCGCGAACGGATGCTCCGGGTGGTCGAAGTACGCCACGGCGGCTCGGGCCAGGACGGTGTGCTCGACGTGCTGCGGGGGCGGCGAAGCATCCGGCGTGCCCTCTCGTCGGCGACCGGCCCCGTTGTGCTGCACACCGAGCAGAGCGGCGGTGTACTTCTCCCGTTCTGGGGGCTCCTCGGCATGAAGCGGGCCACCGTGCGGAGTTCCACCGTGCATGATGCGCCGCTCGGCGTCTGGCTGCCGTTCCGTACCCGGCTGGCGAGCCGGTCGAGGCTCGTCGTGCACGCCCTGCACTACCCGATCATGCCGCTCCTGGAGAGATTCGAACGCCGTGCCCTGCGACGGGTGGACCTGTTCGCCCTGACCGCCTCGGGCGCGGTGGAGACGGGCCGCATACTCGGCCACGACACGGTTCACCGCGGATTCCTCCCCGTACCTGAACGGCCGGAACTCCCCGCCCCCGTCGATCGCCCGCGGGCAGTCGGGCTCTTCGGGTACGTCTACCGCGGAAAGGGTTTCGACAGCCTCGTGCACCTGCGTTCGCGCCTCGATCCGGGCATCGCGATCCGGGTCGCCGGCCGGGGCACGGATGCCCTGCCTCCCGTCGACGGAGTGGACCTGCTCGGCGGAGTCGAGGGCGCTGACGAGGATGCGTTCTTCGCGAGCATCCAGATCATGATCGTGCCCTACGGCAAACGGAGTTCCTACGGGCCCGAGACGCACGTGGCGTCGAGCGCCATCGCGCGCGCGCTGGCCTATCAGACCCCGGTGGTCGCCCTGAAGTACCGCGGGATCGACGACGAGGCCCTGATCGTCGACGGCGACATCGACGACCTGGCCGACGCGGTCAGCGCACTGCTCGGTGACGAGTCCGCACTTCGGGAGCAGTCGACGCATGCGCGGGAACTGCGGGCGCGATTGACGACGGAGAATGCGTTCGAGCGATACGCCGAGGCGTGGCACGCGGCGATCTCCGGCGCGGCAGCCTGA